One part of the Nematostella vectensis chromosome 8, jaNemVect1.1, whole genome shotgun sequence genome encodes these proteins:
- the LOC5503189 gene encoding calcium-binding mitochondrial carrier protein SCaMC-2, translating to MADDSDSQHYKSDPKRVEELFKELDKNQDGKIDVNELAEGLKKLHGPRYKPGQAQQIMTLGDETLDGHLSFEEFVNYITSHEKKLWIVFKSIDLDDSGSVDASEIKRAFEKMDMKVTQQEVDLLLKRMDKDKTLKVNWNEWREYHLLNPSGHSMHDIIQFWRHTIYLDIGEDMLVPDEFTEAEKRSGMWWRQLVAGGGAGVVSRTATAPLDRLKVLLQVQASSTNRFGIVSGFKMMLREGGIKSLWRGNGANVIKIAPESGIKFFAYEKAKKLVGSDTKALGVTDRLLAGSMAGVASQTSIYPLEVLKTRLAIRKTGQYRGLLHAASVIYQKEGIRSFYRGLFPSLLGIIPYAGIDLAVYETLKNFYLNYHKNQSADPGVLVLLACGTASSTCGQLASYPLSLVRTRLQAQAREKGGGQGDNMVSVLRKIITEDGFKGLYRGLAPNFLKVAPAVSISYVVYENLRLGLGVV from the exons atggcggacgatTCGGATAGTCAACATTACAAATCAGACCCGAAACGAGTAGAGGAGTTATTCAAAGAACTAGACAAAAACCAGGATGGCAAAATAGATGTTAATGAATTAGCAGAAGGTTTAAAAAAGCTTCACGGCCCGCGATACAAGCCGGGACAAGCTCAG CAAATAATGACGCTGGGTGATGAAACACTTGACGGCCATCTGTCATTTGAGGAGTTTGTCAACTATATCACAAGCCACGAAAAAAAACTATGGATTGTCTTCAAAAGCATCGACTTAGATGACAGTG gGAGTGTAGATGCATCAGAAATTAAGAGAGCATTTGAGAAAATGGATATGAAAGTGACACAGCAAGAAGTTGACTTGTTATTAAAGAG AATGGATAAAGACAAGACATTAAAGGTCAACTGGAATGAGTGGAGAGAATATCATTTACTGAACCCAAGTGGACACAGTATGCACGACATCATACAGTTCTGGAGACACACAATA TACCTGGACATTGGAGAGGACATGCTGGTACCAGATGAGTTTACTGAAGCTGAAAAAAGATCGGGCATGTGGTGGCGGCAGCTTGTTGCAGGGGGCGGGGCCGGTGTGG TGTCGAGAACAGCCACAGCTCCACTGGACAGGTTAAAGGTTCTCTTACAG GTCCAGGCCTCATCAACCAACAGATTCGGCATTGTGTCAGGGTTCAAGATGATGTTACGAGAGGGAGGAATCAAATCTTTGTGGAGAGGAAACGGAGCAAATGTTATCAAGATAGCACCCGAGTCTGGGATAAAGTTTTTTGCTTatgaaaag GCAAAGAAGCTAGTGGGCTCCGACACCAAGGCTCTTGGAGTAACCGATCGTCTCTTGGCCGGATCAATGGCCGGTGTGGCTTCTCAAACTAGCATATATCCACTTGAG GTGTTGAAAACTCGACTAGCAATCCGTAAAACCGGCCAGTACCGTGGCTTGCTTCATGCAGCATCCGTTATCTACCAGAAGGAAGGCATCAGGAGCTTCTACCGTGGCCTCTTCCCTAGCCTTCTTGGCATCATTCCATATGCTGGCATTGACTTAGCTGTTTATGAG ACCCTTAAAAATTTTTACTTGAACTATCACAAGAACCAGTCGGCAGACCCAGGCGTGTTGGTTTTGTTGGCATGTGGCACAGCGTCCAGTACATGCGGCCAGTTGGCCAGCTATCCACTTTCCTTAGTTAGAACAAGACTACAGGCTCAAG CTCGCGAAAAGGGTGGTGGGCAAGGAGATAATATGGTCTCAGTTCTAAGAAAAATCATAACTGAAGATGGCTTCAAAGGACTTTATAGAGGACTTGCTCCGAATTTTCTCAAAGTTGCTCCCGCAGTCAGTATTAGTTACGTCGTTTACGAGAATTTGCGGTTGGGACTTGGCGTGGTATAG